The stretch of DNA TGCCCACGTAAAGCGTGTTCAACTCGGGATCGAAAACCATCGAGTCCCAGGTCGTGCCGCCACCGCCGACTTCCCACCATGTGGGGCCTTCGTGGTCCTCACCCATGGACCATGTTTCCATGGCCGCTTCGAGTGCGGGGTGTTCAATGGGATCGTCCGGGTTCCCCGGAACTGTGTAGAAGCGCCACAGCTGTTCGCCTGTGTTGGCGTCATAGGCTGTGAAGTAACCGCGCACACCAAGCTCTGCACCACCATTGCCGATGATGACCTTGCCATTGATGACACGTGGTGCACCGGTGATGGTGTAAGGCGGTGTGTTGTTGATCGTATCAACCTGCCAGACCGGCGTGCCGGTCTTGGCGTCCAGCGCATGCAGACGGCCGTCGAAGGACGCGACATAGACCTTGCCGTCCCACACAGCCACGCCGCGGTTCACGACATCACAGCAGCCATAGCGGCCCCACTCGCCGGGAACTTCTGGATCAAACGTCCAGAGCTCTTCACCCGTGCGCGCATCAAGGGCGTGCGTAATGCCCCAGTTGCCTGTGAGGAACATGTAGCCGTCCACCACGATGGGCGACGCTTCAAGACCACGGTTAGTGTACATCTCATAGGACCAGGCCAGGCCAAGGTCTGAAACGTTGTCCGTATTGATCTGGTCAAGCGGCGAGAAGCGCTGCTCAGAGTATGTCCGGCCATGGGCCAGCCAGTTATGTGGCTCATCGTCGGCTGCAATGATGCGGGCCTTGGTGATCTTGGTGGCCGATTCAACCGACGGCTTGGCCGCATCAGCTTCAACAACCGGTGTTGGCGGCACAGCTTCAACGTCAGCTGCCGGTGCTTCTGCAACCGCAGGCGCTGGTGCCGGCGCATCGCCACGGTCCGGTGACAGCACAAGGGCTGACACAACAAAGACAGCACCAATCGCCAGGCCAGCAATAACTGGGGTCACTGACCCCGGGCCCTTCCAGTAACTCATACGTTCCCCCTCCAGAGGTATTTGGGGAGCTGGGTGTGTATTGGCTTTGTTGCCATCCCTAACCAGCGCCCGATCAGGCAGAGCTCCTGTGGATTCAGGAGCGTTGTTTTTGTTCGTTCAGCTAGGAAACTAGCGCGGGAGCGCCGGTTGGGAAAGCGGGAGCAGAAATACGAATCCCTCGTACGCATAAATATTAGGCATAGTGATCTATGTGCACACTATTTATGCACATTTGGTGCCCATCTGCTGATCTTTGAGTCAGCGCCACCCTCAATATGCCCATGATTTCAACATGTTAGGCGATTCTATCGAGTCTGGCACGCTTCATGATTCCTTAACTGCGCCTGGGGGGCTGGGGCGCACGTCTTTGCGCGTTTCTCCGGGAAGAAATCAGCGGCAGCCGGAACGTGATCCGGCGGCCATCCAACCGGCCAACGATAAACGGCCAAACCGACGTGAAGGAGGCCCAATGAAACTGGTAATGGCAGTCATAAAGCCGTTCAAACTGGACGAAGTCCGCGAGGCACTGACCTCGCTGGGCGTTCAGGGTTTGACGGTGACGGAAGTAAAAGGCTTCGGACGGCAGAAAGGCCATACCGAAGTCTACCGCGGCGCTGAATACGCCGTGAGCTTCCTGCCCAAACTTAAAATCGAAGTCGTGATCAAAGACGAACAGGTCGAACAGGTTGTTGAAAGCATCGCTTCCAACGCCAAGACCGGTCAGATCGGCGACGGCAAAATCTTCGTGTACCCGATCGATCAAGTCATGCGTATCCGCACCGGCGAGACCGACGGCGACGCGCTCTAAGAGATTTCGTGTGAGAGGAGAAATCTACTATGGATAACCTGAAGAAACTCTGGGGCCTCGCCATTGCGGCAGCGCTCACAAGCGTGATGCTGGTAGACCCAGCACTCGCACAGGAAGAGGCACCGCCCTCGACCTCGCCTGAAGAAGCCTATTTCGTATTCAACACTTTGCTCTTCCTCATCGGCGGCTTCCTCGTCATGTGGATGGCAGCTGGCTTTGCCATGCTGGAAGCAGGCCTTGTGCGTTCCAAGAACGTGGCCATGCAGTGCACCAAGAACATCGCGTTGTTCTCAATCGCCGGTCTCATGTACTGGCTGGTTGGCTACAACCTGATGTATGACGGCGTCGATGGTGGGTACCTCGGCTCCTTCACCTGGTTCGCTCACCCTGAGCACGGTGCTGAAGATCTGACCTATGCCGCTGGCACATCTGACTGGTTCTTCCAGATGGTGTTCTGCGCAACCACCGCGTCCATCGTGTCCGGCACGGTTGCTGAGCGCATCAAGCTGTGGCCGTTCCTGATCTTCGTTGCCATCCTGACCGGCTTCATCTACCCGATCCAGGCTTCCTGGCAGTGGGGCGGCGGCTGGCTCTCAGAAGCTGGCTTCTCCGACTTTGCTGGTTCTACCCTCGTGCACTCCACGGGTGGCTGGGCAGCTCTTGTTGGTGCCATCATCCTTGGTGCCCGCTCAGGCAAGTACGGTCCTGATGGCCAGATCAATGCGATCCCCGGCTCATCACTGCCACTCGCCACGCTGGGTACGTTCATCCTGTGGCTCGGCTGGTTCGGCTTCAACGGTGGTTCACAGCTTGCCCTTGGTACGCTGGGTGACGCCTCTGACGTGAGCCGCATCTTTGCCAACACCAACATTGCCGCTGCTGCTGGCTGTGTTGTGGCAATGGTCCTGACCCAGGTCATCTACAAGAAGGTCGACCTGACCATGGCACTGAACGGCGCACTTGCCGGTCTCGTGTCCATCACCGCAGAACCGCTGACGCCAACCTTCGCGTCTGCTTCTCTGATCGGTGGCGCAGGTGGCATCATCGTGGTTCTCACGGTGCCACTTCTTGACCGTCTTCACATCGACGATGTTGTCGGTGCCATCCCGGTTCACCTGTTCGCAGGCATCTGGGGCACCATGGCAGTTCCGCTCACCAACGGTGACACGAACTTCGCTGCACAGTTCATCGGTGTGGCATCCATCGGCGCCTTCGTGGTGGTGGCCAGCCTGCTGTTCTGGCTGATCCTCCGCTTCACGATCGGCATCCGGGCATCTGCTGAGGAAGAGATGGAGGGTCTCGACCGCTCCGAACTCGGCCTCGAAGCCTACCCGGAATTTGGTCGCGGTTCGCAGACCATCTAACGACTTCGCCACCGGGTGGGACCTCCCTCCCGGTGGCGCCCTTGTTCCCTCGCCCTGATTGGTTCTCACCCTTGGGGACCGCGTGAAGGGCAACCTCCCAACTTCCAAAGGCCCGGTGGCATGTCCTCCGGGCCTTTTTCTTTGCCCGATCAAAGACCCGTGACTGCACAAACTTTCATCTGACTGCCTAGTTTTTCTGCCCACAAATTGGGCGGTCAATGTTTGTGCAACATGACTGGGCAACAGGCACGAAGGCGTTAGTCTTCTGTTAACATTAGGGTTTCAATGCCTCATTGTTGAGCTGGCACGCCGCTTGAGTACCTCAAGCAGTTCTGACCACAACAACATAGCTGCCGCCCCACCCAACATCTGGGTGTGCAGGCAAGGCAGCACACTCGCCTGGAGGGGGAACACCCATGGGAGATCTGGACCCGGCCACCGTTTCAACGGTGCTGACCGGTGCTGACGTATTCTTTGTACTGATCGGCGCTATTCTGGTTTTTGCAATGCACGGGGGCTTCGCATTTCTTGAAGTCGGTACCGTTCGCCGCAAAAACCAGGTGAATGCACTTGTGAAGATCCTCGTGGACTTCTCAATTTCCACCATCGTCTACTTCTTCATCGGCTACATGGTCGCCTACGGCACGACATTCTTCATGTCAGCAGCCATTCTGTCGGGCAGTGCGCCTGGACCAGATGGCGTGGCCTTTGCCGGTTCCGGCCTCGACCTGGTGAAGTTCTTCTTCCTCGCAACATTTGCGGCGGCCATTCCGGCCATCATTTCAGGCGGTATTGCCGAGCGCGCAAAGTTCTGGCCACAGGCCATGGCCACCGCGGTCATCGTCGGTCTGATCTATCCCTTCTTTGAAGGCATGGTCTGGGGCGGCAATTACGGCCTGCAGGATTTCATGGAAGCCAACTTCGGCGCACAGTTCCATGACTTTGCAGGCTCTGTCGTTGTCCACGCCGTTGGCGGTTGGCTGGCTCTGGGCGCAGTGCTTGTGCTCGGCCCCCGCCTTGGCCGCTACAAGCCGAGTCAATCATCAGCACAGGGCATTCCGCCTTCCAACATCCCCTGGCTCGCCATGGGCTCATGGATGCTCTGCATCGGTTGGTTCGGCTTCAACGTCATGACGGCAGGTTCCCTTGAAGGTGTGTCCGGCCTCGTTGCCCTCAACTCCCTCATGGCAATGGTCGGTGGCGTTATGGCAGCTCTCATTGCTGGCCGAAACGACCCGGGCTTTGTTCACAACGGTGCGCTTGCAGGCCTTGTTGCCGTGTGTGCCGGCTCAGATGTGATGCACCCGATCGGCTCACTCATCACCGGCGGTGTTGCCGGTGCGCTGTTCGTTATCACGTTCCAGCTGGCTCAGAACCGCTGGAAGATTGATGACGTACTGGGTGTATGGCCGCTGCACGGTCTGTGCGGCGCCTGGGGCGGTATCGCCTGTGGCATCTTCGGCCTTGAAGCTTTGGGCGGACTTGGCGGCGTAACCCTGGCCGCACAATTTGTCGGAACGGTCATCGGCGCAGGCTATGCACTGGTCCTTGGCTACGCTCTTTACGGTGCACTCAATGCCACTGTCGGCATCCGCATGTCACCGGAAGACGAAGAGCGTGGCGCGGATCTGTCGATCCACTCCATCTCTGCCTATCCAGAAGAGGACCTGACTTCCCGCTCCTAAGCAGGAACAGGCATACCAACATCGGTAAGTGGATGGCCCGGTCGCGTCAGCGGTCGGGCCATTTGCGTTTCAGCACCAGACATGTGGTCTGTCATCGAAGCAATGTCCTTGCGGGCAAAGGTTGCGCCGACAGATGAATGGTGTGACAGCACGAGCTGCTGAAGGACCAATCGGCGCAATTTCGTGCCGCCCCACACAACCAGCCCAACACACAGGATACCCAAATCAATCAACAGCGCCTGCAGAGCATCAAATCCGGATGCCACCGCGCCGCAAAGGATGTAGATCGACGCAAACCCGGCTGCAAAAGCAAGCATGCCGCCCAGATGAGTCGCCCATTCGTCAGCTTTCGTCGTTTCTGCACTCATCGCACCTGACCTCCCGTCTTGATGACAGTTCGCCTCAACGTCGATGTGACCTTGAGACAAAGGCTACGGGAGCCAGCTTGCACATTCGCTGAAGGGTGCAGTTGCAATTCGTTCAACTTCTAACCATTCCACACACCACACGATTGAAATTGTGGTTTCAGCCGCCCTGACGCGGCCGTGTGGCCAGCGTTAACAATGCGTTAACGCTAAAGACGCAGGCTGCAAAAGCTGGCCGTTTTCCGTCGAAAACAGGCCTCGAAGCCTATGCCTTTTTCCATCAGGTCCTGGCCCCTGCCCCGACCATGAAAACGCTTAACACCCAGACGCGGGAAGCCCCGGATTTGTCAGATACGCCCACCTATCTCACCCGTTTTGACGGCATGCCGGAATCGCCCTTTGCGCGGTTGCGGGCCCTTCTGGACGGCGTTGAGGCCGGTGGCCCGACCATAAATCTGTCCCTCGGCGAACCCCGTCACCCCCAGCCTGATTTTGTGATGCCGGCTTTGACCGCAGCATCCGCAGGGTTTGGAAAATACCCCCCTGCCCTTGGCACGCCTGAATTTAGGGCAGCCTGTGCGGGCTGGCTTGAACGCCGCTACGGCCTTGAAGGCGTCATTGAGGCGAACGCCATGGTGCTGCCCGCAAACGGCACCCGCGAGGCCCTGTTCAATATCGGGCAGGTGATTGCGCCGGCACACAAGACCAGCGGCCAGACATCTGGGCGGCCGGCATTCCTCCTGCCCAACCCGTTTTATCAATGCTATGCAGCCGCCGCGCTGGGCGCAGGCGCTGAGCCGGTCTATCTCAACACCACCATCGAGACCGGTCACCTGCCTGACCTCGACGCCCTGTCAGATGAAGAGCTGGACCGCGCAGCAGCGCTTTACATCTGCTCCCCTGCCAATCCGCAGGGAGCTGCCGCCGACACAGCCTATTGGGTCAAGCTCATCACCCTGGCGCGCGCGCACAACATCACGATTGTTGCGGACGAGTGCTACGCGGACATCTACACGGGCACGCCACCAACAGGCATTCTCGAAGCAGCTCACAAATCCGGGCTTGGTTTCGCCAACATCATCACCTTCCACTCCCTGTCCAAGCGCAACAATCTGCCCGGTCTACGCTCGGGGTTCTCGGCAGGTGATCCTGACCTGACATCCGCCTTTGCCAAATTCCGAAATCTTGCAGCGCCGCAAGTGCCGCTCCCGGTTATGGCAGTGAGCATTGCCGCGTGGAACGATGACGCAGACGCTGCAGCCAACCGCGCGCTGTATGACGCCAAGTTTTCAACCGCAGAACGTATCATCGGCAATCGCTTCGGCTTCAAACGGCCAGATGGCGGCTTCTTCCTGTGGCTAGATATGGCCGAAGTGGGTGGCGGCGAGAAGGCTGCCCTGGCCCTGTGGCAGGAAGCAGGTATTCGCGTGCTGCCCGGCGGCTATCTGTCTCGTGACACCAAAGATGGTAATCCGGGTACGAACTATATTCGCATCGCCCTCGTCGGCGATGAAGACGAGACGGCCCGCGCCCTAACCCGAATGACGGAGATCTTTTAGCCATGCGTCTTGCAGTCTCCCTCTCCTCAACACTGTCTGCCGCCATAAACGTGGTGCCCCTGTCGGTGCGCGAATTCCTGCGGGACCGGACAAACGAACTGATGGGCATCGCGGCGCTCTTCGCGGCAGCCTGGACGGCGATTGCCCTCGCCACCTGGAGCCCGCGTGATCCAAGCCTCAATCACGCCACCGCAGCCGAGCCTCAAAACTGGCTGGGTGCAGATGGCGCTATCGCCGCTGACCTGATCATTCAATCGGTCGGTGTGGCTGCAGCGCTTCCGGTTCTTATCCTCGCCGTGTGGGGAACGCGGCTTCTCATTCACCTTGAAATCGAGCACGTCGGCCTTCGCCTGCTGGCAGTGCTGGGCGCAACTGTCGGCTTTGCCTTTGCCGCAGCCCTGTTCAGCCTGTCAGTCCTGCCCGGTGCCGGCGGGTCGGTTGGTGCCATCCTTCTCAACGCGACAATCGCCATCACCGGTGACATTGTCGCCCCCGTCATTGCACTGCTCGCTGGCGGGGTAGCCGTCATGCTGGCCGGCTGGGCCATGCCGGTGTCGGTTGATCAGGTCGCCCGCTCCGCGCCGTGGCTCGTAGATTTTGTCCGCGAATGCGCATGGCGCGCCCGCCCGGTGACACAGGCACTCTCACGCATGTCTGTCGCTGCCGCAGGACTCCTCATTGCACCCTTCAGACGCCGCGAGGCTGATGAAGACGATGCTTCCAGCACCCGACGCGAGCCGGTCTTTGGACAGCGCCACCGTGATGAGGTCATGGCCGCCCGCGCCCCCGTCGGCATCGCAGGCCCGGAGGAAAACCCGGCTCCTGCCAAGCGTGTTACCCGTATCTCCAAGCCGGTGCGCGAAAGCAAACGCTCTGCGGCCGAGCGCCAGCCAACCCTCAATCTCATTCCCAATGAGGACTATGAGCTTCCACCCCTCTCTTTGCTCACGCCCCCCAAGGCACGACAGGGAGAAGTGATTTCCGACGAAGCCCTGCAGCAAAACGCCCGCATCCTTGAAGGCGTGCTGGAAGATTTTGGCATTCGCGGTGAGATCATCGAAGTGCGCCCCGGCCCGGTTGTCACCATGTATGAGCTGCAGCCTGCACCGGGCATCAAATCCAGCCGCGTCATCGGCCTGGCAGATGACATTGCGCGCTCCATGAGTGCCGTCTCTGCCCGTGTTGCCGTTGTGCCCGGACGCAACGTCATCGGCATTGAGCTGCCGAACGCCAAACGTGAAACGGTCTATCTGCGCGAACTGCTGGCATCTGCGGACTATGAAGCCACCGCGACCCATCTGGGGCTGGCGCTTGGCAAGGATATATCCGGCGAGCCCGTAATCCGGGACCTGGCCCGCATGCCGCATCTGTTGATCGCAGGCACCACCGGCTCGGGTAAGTCGGTGGGCATCAACACCATGATCCTGTCGCTGCTCTATCGGTTGCCGCCGGACCAGTGCAAGCTCATTCTCATTGACCCCAAGATGCTGGAATTGTCCGTATACGATGGAATTCCACACCTGCTGTCACCGGTTGTGACTGACCCCAAGAAGGCTGTCGTCGCGCTCAAATGGGTCGTGCGGGAAATGGAAGACCGCTACAAGACCATGGCCAAGCTCGGTGTGCGCAACATTGAGGGTTACAACACACGCGTGGCCGAAGCCCTCGACAACGAAGAGATGCTCTCGCGCACGGTGCAAACAGGCTTTGACCCGGAAACCGGATCGCCCGTCTATGAGGACGAGGAGATGGAGCCAACGCCCATGCCGTTCATCGTCGTCGTGGTCGATGAAATGGCCGACCTGATGATGGTCGCCGGCAAGGAAATCGAAGGCGCGGTGCAACGGCTTGCGCAGATGGCGCGTGCGGCCGGCATCCACATGATCACGGCCACGCAGCGTCCGTCTGTTGATGTCATCACTGGCACCATCAAGGCCAACTTCCCGACCCGCATTTCGTTCCAGGTCACATCCAAGATCGATAGCCGGACAATTCTCGGCGAGCAGGGTGCCGAACAACTGCTGGGTCAGGGCGACATGCTCTACATGGCAGGTGGTGGTCGCATCCGGCGCGTGCACGGTCCGTTTGTGTCGGACGAAGAAGTCGAACAGGTCGTGCGTCACCTCAAGCAGCAGGGCGCGCCACAATATCTCGAGCAGATCACTGCGGAACCCGAAGACGGCGGCGAAAGCCTGTTCGGCACCGGGGTGGAAGATGGCTCCGGTGACGAGCTGTACGACAAGGCCATCGCCATCGTGGCGCAGGACAAGCGCGCGTCCACCAGCTACATCCAGCGCAAGCTGCAGATCGGCTACAACCGGGCCGCCCGCCTGATTGAGCGCATGGAAGAAGAAGGCATCGTCTCCGCTGCCAATCACGCCGGCAAACGCGAAGTGCTGATCGGCGAAATCGGGTCTGGCGACCACGCATACTAGGCCCGTGCCCGGCCCCTCCACGCGAACCATCACAAAACCTCGGTTTTGCCTGAATTGCTGTTCAGAGTAGGTTCACGACCTGATTGCGATGCTCGCACCCATGTTGAGTGTCCTGAAACTGAAAGTCTGGCTCATGCCGCGTATTCTGTCCCTTGCCCTGTGCGCCACCATGGCAGCATTTCTGGCCATGGTGCCCGCCAAAGCCCAGCTGGCCGCCCCGGCTCCCCTCAATTCCGAGGAACTGGCTGATGTTGCGCGCATAAACGGCTTTCTCAACAGTCTTAAAAACATGTCCGGCCGGTTTTTGCAGA from Pyruvatibacter sp. HU-CL02332 encodes:
- a CDS encoding ammonium transporter is translated as MLVDPALAQEEAPPSTSPEEAYFVFNTLLFLIGGFLVMWMAAGFAMLEAGLVRSKNVAMQCTKNIALFSIAGLMYWLVGYNLMYDGVDGGYLGSFTWFAHPEHGAEDLTYAAGTSDWFFQMVFCATTASIVSGTVAERIKLWPFLIFVAILTGFIYPIQASWQWGGGWLSEAGFSDFAGSTLVHSTGGWAALVGAIILGARSGKYGPDGQINAIPGSSLPLATLGTFILWLGWFGFNGGSQLALGTLGDASDVSRIFANTNIAAAAGCVVAMVLTQVIYKKVDLTMALNGALAGLVSITAEPLTPTFASASLIGGAGGIIVVLTVPLLDRLHIDDVVGAIPVHLFAGIWGTMAVPLTNGDTNFAAQFIGVASIGAFVVVASLLFWLILRFTIGIRASAEEEMEGLDRSELGLEAYPEFGRGSQTI
- a CDS encoding ammonium transporter, translating into MGDLDPATVSTVLTGADVFFVLIGAILVFAMHGGFAFLEVGTVRRKNQVNALVKILVDFSISTIVYFFIGYMVAYGTTFFMSAAILSGSAPGPDGVAFAGSGLDLVKFFFLATFAAAIPAIISGGIAERAKFWPQAMATAVIVGLIYPFFEGMVWGGNYGLQDFMEANFGAQFHDFAGSVVVHAVGGWLALGAVLVLGPRLGRYKPSQSSAQGIPPSNIPWLAMGSWMLCIGWFGFNVMTAGSLEGVSGLVALNSLMAMVGGVMAALIAGRNDPGFVHNGALAGLVAVCAGSDVMHPIGSLITGGVAGALFVITFQLAQNRWKIDDVLGVWPLHGLCGAWGGIACGIFGLEALGGLGGVTLAAQFVGTVIGAGYALVLGYALYGALNATVGIRMSPEDEERGADLSIHSISAYPEEDLTSRS
- a CDS encoding P-II family nitrogen regulator; this translates as MKLVMAVIKPFKLDEVREALTSLGVQGLTVTEVKGFGRQKGHTEVYRGAEYAVSFLPKLKIEVVIKDEQVEQVVESIASNAKTGQIGDGKIFVYPIDQVMRIRTGETDGDAL
- a CDS encoding DNA translocase FtsK 4TM domain-containing protein; the encoded protein is MRLAVSLSSTLSAAINVVPLSVREFLRDRTNELMGIAALFAAAWTAIALATWSPRDPSLNHATAAEPQNWLGADGAIAADLIIQSVGVAAALPVLILAVWGTRLLIHLEIEHVGLRLLAVLGATVGFAFAAALFSLSVLPGAGGSVGAILLNATIAITGDIVAPVIALLAGGVAVMLAGWAMPVSVDQVARSAPWLVDFVRECAWRARPVTQALSRMSVAAAGLLIAPFRRREADEDDASSTRREPVFGQRHRDEVMAARAPVGIAGPEENPAPAKRVTRISKPVRESKRSAAERQPTLNLIPNEDYELPPLSLLTPPKARQGEVISDEALQQNARILEGVLEDFGIRGEIIEVRPGPVVTMYELQPAPGIKSSRVIGLADDIARSMSAVSARVAVVPGRNVIGIELPNAKRETVYLRELLASADYEATATHLGLALGKDISGEPVIRDLARMPHLLIAGTTGSGKSVGINTMILSLLYRLPPDQCKLILIDPKMLELSVYDGIPHLLSPVVTDPKKAVVALKWVVREMEDRYKTMAKLGVRNIEGYNTRVAEALDNEEMLSRTVQTGFDPETGSPVYEDEEMEPTPMPFIVVVVDEMADLMMVAGKEIEGAVQRLAQMARAAGIHMITATQRPSVDVITGTIKANFPTRISFQVTSKIDSRTILGEQGAEQLLGQGDMLYMAGGGRIRRVHGPFVSDEEVEQVVRHLKQQGAPQYLEQITAEPEDGGESLFGTGVEDGSGDELYDKAIAIVAQDKRASTSYIQRKLQIGYNRAARLIERMEEEGIVSAANHAGKREVLIGEIGSGDHAY
- a CDS encoding aminotransferase class I/II-fold pyridoxal phosphate-dependent enzyme, producing MKTLNTQTREAPDLSDTPTYLTRFDGMPESPFARLRALLDGVEAGGPTINLSLGEPRHPQPDFVMPALTAASAGFGKYPPALGTPEFRAACAGWLERRYGLEGVIEANAMVLPANGTREALFNIGQVIAPAHKTSGQTSGRPAFLLPNPFYQCYAAAALGAGAEPVYLNTTIETGHLPDLDALSDEELDRAAALYICSPANPQGAAADTAYWVKLITLARAHNITIVADECYADIYTGTPPTGILEAAHKSGLGFANIITFHSLSKRNNLPGLRSGFSAGDPDLTSAFAKFRNLAAPQVPLPVMAVSIAAWNDDADAAANRALYDAKFSTAERIIGNRFGFKRPDGGFFLWLDMAEVGGGEKAALALWQEAGIRVLPGGYLSRDTKDGNPGTNYIRIALVGDEDETARALTRMTEIF